A stretch of Gemmatimonadaceae bacterium DNA encodes these proteins:
- a CDS encoding M20/M25/M40 family metallo-hydrolase: protein MVVRTLRVPAPAPIAAAATAPAVTVDSALAAQRLSGAVKFATVSMASGAPIDTVAFLGFHDFLERAFPLVARTLLREKIAGLSLVYTWTGTDTKAAPVVIMGHMDVVPVPESNLKDWTHGPFSGDVADGFVWGRGTLDDKTTVLASLEAVEGLLAQGYTPPRTVYLTFGHDEEVGGLYGARTIVDSLVARGVKPAMVLDEGGIMTSGLVPGVAGRSAVVGIAEKGYVSLRLRATAMGGHSSMPGARTAVGALSRAIAALESNPFPYTIDGPTRGMLDAMAPYLPFAQRLAMANLWITTSVVIKTLKATPSSAAMMHTTTSPTMLSAGIKDNVLPPDATAVVNFRIRPGETVATVTERVRSVIHDTLISVEPTDSARVDPSPVSDTKSTAYRLIESTIRTMAPGESMPVLPYLVVGGTDAKYWGPHSANVYRFLPIPLGDGDFTRIHGLNERLAVADYATAVGFFSRLLKGLDQLK, encoded by the coding sequence ATGGTGGTGCGTACCCTCCGCGTACCCGCCCCCGCCCCCATCGCAGCGGCCGCCACCGCACCCGCGGTCACCGTCGATTCCGCCCTGGCCGCGCAGCGACTGTCCGGCGCCGTGAAATTCGCCACGGTGTCGATGGCGTCCGGCGCGCCCATCGACACGGTCGCGTTTCTGGGGTTTCACGATTTCCTCGAACGCGCGTTTCCCTTGGTGGCTCGCACGCTGCTCCGCGAAAAGATCGCGGGTTTGAGCCTGGTCTATACGTGGACCGGCACCGACACGAAGGCCGCGCCCGTCGTCATCATGGGACACATGGATGTCGTTCCAGTCCCGGAGTCGAATCTCAAGGACTGGACGCACGGCCCGTTTTCCGGTGATGTGGCCGACGGATTCGTGTGGGGACGTGGCACACTGGACGACAAAACCACCGTGCTGGCGTCGCTCGAAGCGGTGGAGGGTTTGCTCGCGCAGGGCTACACCCCACCGCGCACCGTGTATCTCACCTTCGGACACGACGAAGAGGTGGGTGGGCTCTACGGCGCGCGCACGATCGTTGATTCCCTGGTGGCACGCGGTGTGAAACCGGCCATGGTACTCGACGAGGGCGGTATCATGACGTCGGGGTTGGTGCCCGGCGTGGCCGGTCGATCGGCGGTGGTGGGGATTGCCGAGAAGGGATACGTGTCGTTGCGATTGCGGGCGACCGCCATGGGTGGGCATTCGTCCATGCCGGGCGCGCGCACTGCCGTGGGCGCACTCAGTCGCGCCATCGCGGCGTTGGAGTCGAATCCGTTTCCGTATACCATTGACGGACCAACCCGCGGCATGCTGGATGCCATGGCGCCGTATCTGCCATTCGCGCAGCGTCTGGCGATGGCCAACCTGTGGATCACCACGTCGGTGGTCATCAAAACGCTCAAGGCCACGCCCTCCAGTGCGGCGATGATGCACACCACCACGTCTCCCACCATGCTATCGGCGGGGATCAAGGACAATGTGCTGCCGCCGGACGCGACCGCCGTGGTGAACTTCCGCATCCGACCCGGCGAAACCGTGGCCACCGTGACGGAGCGCGTGCGGTCGGTCATTCACGACACGCTGATCAGCGTGGAACCCACCGATAGCGCCCGGGTCGATCCGTCTCCGGTGTCGGACACGAAGTCCACCGCGTATCGATTGATCGAGTCGACGATTCGCACCATGGCGCCGGGCGAATCGATGCCGGTGCTGCCGTATCTGGTGGTTGGCGGAACCGATGCGAAGTACTGGGGGCCTCATTCCGCCAACGTATACCGTTTTCTGCCCATCCCCCTTGGCGACGGAGACTTCACGCGCATTCACGGCCTGAATGAGCGTCTGGCGGTGGCCGACTACGCCACGGCGGTGGGATTTTTTTCCCGACTGCTGAAAGGGCTGGACCAGCTCAAGTAG
- a CDS encoding amino acid decarboxylase, translating into MPDAPITGDLSPEEFRAAAHAAVDWIADYLEHPGQYPVKSRARPGDIRNALPASAPTTGEPLEAMLNDFHRTIVPGITHWNNPSFFAYFANSAAYPAIVGELLTAGLNANGMLWVTSPAVTELEQVTLDWLRQLMGLGDGWFGQITDTASVSTFYALAAARETAGLDIRARGMAARTDLPVLRVYCSEHAHSSIDKAVIALGLGHDNLVKIPADEQFRMRPDALETAMRADVAAGRRPIAVVPCVGTTSTTSIDPVPEIVRIARMFDCWVHVDAAYAGPAAIVPELRYLMDGVDGADSLVVNPHKWLFTPMDCSVLYTKRPDALRQAFALLPEYLVTKGQDDVVNLMDYGIQLGRRFRSLKLWMVLRAFGADGLAERIRVHCELAREFAGMVHFEGGWELTAPVPLSLVCFRYAPAGASEDELARINAAIMERVNAGGTAYLSHTKLNGKYTLRLAIGNIRTERAHVEAVWRELRAAAAYATEPWARPDRGAV; encoded by the coding sequence ATGCCTGATGCCCCGATCACCGGCGATCTGTCGCCCGAGGAGTTCCGCGCCGCGGCCCATGCCGCCGTGGACTGGATTGCCGATTACCTGGAGCATCCGGGGCAGTACCCGGTCAAGAGTCGCGCGCGGCCCGGCGATATCCGGAATGCGCTCCCGGCGTCGGCGCCCACCACCGGCGAACCGTTGGAAGCGATGCTCAACGATTTTCATCGCACGATTGTGCCGGGCATCACGCATTGGAATAACCCGTCGTTCTTCGCCTACTTCGCCAATTCCGCAGCGTATCCGGCCATTGTCGGCGAGCTGTTGACGGCAGGGCTGAATGCCAACGGCATGTTGTGGGTGACGAGTCCGGCCGTCACGGAGCTGGAGCAGGTCACGCTGGATTGGCTGCGCCAGCTGATGGGGCTGGGCGACGGTTGGTTTGGGCAGATCACCGACACCGCTTCGGTGAGCACGTTCTACGCGTTGGCCGCGGCGCGCGAAACGGCGGGACTCGACATTCGCGCGCGCGGCATGGCGGCGCGCACCGACCTGCCGGTGTTGCGCGTGTATTGCTCCGAACACGCGCACTCGTCCATCGACAAGGCGGTCATTGCACTGGGACTTGGCCACGACAACCTGGTCAAGATTCCGGCCGACGAGCAATTCCGCATGCGTCCTGATGCACTCGAGACTGCAATGCGCGCCGATGTCGCGGCGGGCCGTCGACCGATTGCCGTTGTGCCGTGCGTCGGTACGACCAGCACGACCAGCATCGACCCAGTGCCGGAGATCGTGCGCATTGCCAGGATGTTCGACTGCTGGGTGCATGTGGACGCGGCGTACGCCGGGCCGGCGGCCATTGTGCCCGAGCTGCGTTATCTCATGGACGGTGTGGACGGCGCCGATTCGCTGGTGGTGAACCCGCACAAATGGTTGTTCACACCCATGGATTGTTCCGTGCTGTACACCAAGCGACCCGACGCACTGCGGCAGGCGTTTGCCCTGTTGCCCGAGTATCTGGTTACCAAGGGGCAGGACGATGTGGTGAACCTGATGGACTACGGGATACAGCTGGGACGCCGCTTTCGGTCACTCAAGTTATGGATGGTGCTGCGTGCGTTTGGTGCGGATGGATTGGCCGAGCGTATTCGTGTTCATTGCGAATTAGCGCGGGAGTTTGCCGGCATGGTGCACTTTGAAGGCGGATGGGAACTCACCGCGCCGGTGCCGTTGTCGCTGGTATGCTTTCGGTATGCGCCGGCCGGTGCCAGCGAAGACGAGTTGGCACGCATCAATGCGGCTATCATGGAACGCGTGAACGCGGGTGGCACGGCGTACCTGTCGCACACGAAGCTCAACGGCAAGTACACATTACGACTGGCCATCGGGAATATCCGGACCGAGCGCGCGCATGTTGAAGCGGTGTGGCGGGAACTGCGAGCGGCCGCGGCGTACGCTACCGAACCTTGGGCGCGTCCAGATCGAGGTGCAGTGTGA
- a CDS encoding lactate permease LctP family transporter, with product MPTPWSQVYMPLGSLLPSALIAALPVVVLLGLLGLWHVRAHLAALAGLAAAMAVAIAVFGMPLPLALAAAGDGALYGLFPIGWIVLNAIFVYAITVETGSFDIVRHSVVGIAEDRRIQVLLVAFCFGAFVEGAAGFGTPVAISAAMLIGLGFKPLPAAGLSLIGNTAPVAFGALGTPIIALAGVTHLPLNDLSAMVGKQLPLFAMIIPFWLIWVMAGWRSVKEVWPACLVAGVSFGAMQYFISNHFGPTLVDIGASLTSIVSLLVLLRFWQPRTVWRFPGESSALPSALTPSAVPQHTPRQVLRAWMPWGILSVLLFTWGFPSVKAWLNAQSIMTFTVPYLHQAVLRTPPVVAVAKAEDAIFTLNWLSASGTALLLTGLLSGALLGMNVSAIARTYWQTLLKVRVSLVTIAAMMALGFVTRYGGLDATMGLAFAQTGMLFAFFSPLLGWLGVALTGSDTSSNVLFGNLQQISANQVGVSPLLAAAANSSGGVMGKMIDAQSIVVAGVATGQQGQEGEILRYVFWHSLALACLVGIEVLVMSRM from the coding sequence ATGCCAACTCCCTGGTCGCAGGTTTACATGCCGTTGGGCAGTCTGCTCCCCTCGGCGCTGATTGCCGCACTTCCCGTGGTCGTGCTGCTTGGCCTGCTCGGCCTCTGGCATGTGCGCGCGCACCTGGCCGCGCTGGCGGGTCTTGCCGCGGCGATGGCGGTCGCCATCGCCGTGTTCGGTATGCCGCTACCGCTGGCGCTGGCCGCTGCGGGCGACGGCGCGTTGTACGGTCTCTTCCCCATTGGGTGGATCGTGCTCAACGCCATTTTCGTGTACGCGATCACGGTGGAAACAGGAAGCTTCGACATCGTGCGGCATTCCGTAGTGGGTATCGCGGAAGATCGTCGTATCCAGGTGTTGCTGGTGGCGTTCTGCTTTGGCGCCTTTGTGGAAGGCGCCGCCGGATTCGGCACGCCGGTCGCGATATCGGCCGCCATGCTGATTGGGTTGGGATTCAAGCCGCTGCCCGCGGCCGGATTGTCACTCATCGGCAACACGGCTCCGGTGGCATTTGGTGCGCTGGGTACGCCCATTATCGCACTGGCCGGTGTGACACATTTGCCATTGAATGACCTCAGCGCCATGGTTGGCAAACAACTGCCGCTCTTTGCCATGATCATTCCGTTCTGGCTCATCTGGGTGATGGCCGGATGGCGTTCCGTGAAGGAGGTATGGCCAGCGTGTCTGGTGGCCGGCGTGAGCTTTGGCGCCATGCAGTATTTCATCAGCAATCACTTCGGTCCGACGTTGGTGGACATTGGCGCGTCGCTCACGTCCATCGTGTCACTGCTGGTGCTGTTGCGATTCTGGCAGCCACGCACCGTGTGGCGGTTTCCGGGCGAGTCGTCCGCGTTGCCGAGCGCACTGACACCGTCCGCAGTGCCGCAACACACGCCGCGACAGGTGCTGCGCGCCTGGATGCCGTGGGGCATTCTGTCCGTGCTGCTGTTCACGTGGGGATTCCCCAGCGTGAAGGCATGGTTGAATGCGCAGTCCATCATGACCTTCACCGTGCCGTATCTGCATCAAGCGGTGCTGCGCACGCCGCCCGTGGTGGCCGTAGCCAAGGCCGAAGACGCGATCTTCACACTCAACTGGCTGTCGGCCAGCGGCACGGCACTGTTGCTCACCGGCCTGCTATCGGGCGCACTGCTCGGCATGAACGTGAGCGCGATTGCGCGCACCTACTGGCAGACGCTGCTCAAGGTGCGCGTGTCTCTGGTGACCATTGCGGCGATGATGGCGCTGGGATTTGTCACGCGATACGGCGGACTGGACGCCACCATGGGCCTCGCGTTTGCGCAAACGGGCATGCTGTTCGCGTTCTTCTCGCCGCTGCTGGGCTGGCTGGGTGTCGCCCTCACGGGGAGCGACACGTCAAGCAATGTGTTGTTCGGCAACCTGCAGCAGATATCGGCCAATCAGGTTGGGGTGTCGCCGCTGCTGGCTGCGGCCGCCAACAGTTCGGGTGGCGTGATGGGCAAGATGATCGACGCGCAGAGCATTGTCGTGGCCGGTGTGGCCACGGGACAGCAAGGTCAGGAAGGGGAGATTCTGCGGTATGTGTTCTGGCACAGCCTGGCGTTGGCGTGCCTGGTGGGCATTGAAGTGCTGGTCATGTCTCGGATGTAG
- a CDS encoding DedA family protein, producing MMTPVRLLSFAIVAVTAVSVGSWSDLNFIEALADSFWTYALLGLSAIVIEELSPVFGGIAAHEGELQLIRVIVGITLGGWLCTSVLYAAGRVKWDWIRKRFPRFRAAGTVALRVVARNPLTASFLVRFAFGLRIVLPLACGAARVPLATYLAASLLGSALWTLVFALIGYAAGEAAVRAVGHVGRAGEIIGALVVTAAVYAFIRWNRVRRAKKDERKRRKAMSTSET from the coding sequence ATGATGACTCCCGTCCGCCTGCTTTCCTTTGCCATCGTGGCTGTCACGGCCGTGTCGGTTGGCAGTTGGTCGGACCTCAACTTCATCGAGGCGCTGGCGGACAGCTTCTGGACCTACGCGCTGTTGGGGTTGTCGGCCATTGTCATTGAGGAACTGTCACCGGTGTTCGGTGGCATCGCGGCGCACGAAGGCGAATTGCAGCTCATTCGCGTGATTGTCGGCATCACACTGGGCGGCTGGCTGTGTACATCGGTGTTGTATGCGGCCGGGCGCGTGAAGTGGGACTGGATTCGCAAACGCTTCCCGCGATTCCGCGCGGCGGGTACGGTGGCGTTGCGTGTGGTGGCGCGGAATCCGCTCACGGCGTCGTTCCTGGTGCGCTTCGCGTTTGGATTGCGCATTGTGCTGCCGTTGGCGTGTGGTGCGGCGCGCGTACCTCTGGCCACGTATCTCGCGGCGTCGCTCCTGGGGTCGGCACTCTGGACGCTGGTGTTCGCGCTTATCGGCTACGCCGCTGGTGAGGCCGCTGTGCGCGCCGTGGGCCATGTCGGGCGGGCCGGCGAGATCATTGGTGCGCTCGTCGTCACGGCCGCGGTGTATGCGTTTATTCGCTGGAACCGCGTGCGGCGCGCGAAGAAAGATGAGCGGAAGCGGCGGAAAGCGATGTCTACATCCGAGACATGA
- a CDS encoding efflux RND transporter permease subunit, with the protein MFISDFAIKRPLITVVSMLALAGFGLVALFRLKTDEFPVVQPPVVLTTIVYPGAGPEQVEREVLEPIEEAIQAISGVKSINGEARDGFAQITTEFEFSKPLQDATQEIRDAIGTKRQDLPQEMEEPILRRFNETDAPIVTLSVFSTSLTPAQLTLIADPGITRELRSIPGVADVKVTGAVKRELTINLDPQRLQAAGVSVPQVVQALQQGNLAVPVGRVTSALDERTIRLQGRLNGPQDFMQLVVAERGGNVVRLGDVATAADGTEEQRTIALYNGKDAVGIEIKKTSEYSTTAVAEAILKKVEQLTPALPAGAQIKVVKNKGLRVEDSVRNVQEALIEGALLTVLVVFLFLNSWRSTVITGLALPVSVLASFVAVWAFGFTLNTMSLLGLSLAIGILIDDAIVVRENIVRHIEMGKDHYTAAREGTDEIGLAVAATTFSIIAVFVPIAFLQGVSGQWFKPFALTIACSVLVSLFVSFSLDPMLSAYWPDPHQEEHEKAWITKKLDKFNLWFNGLANGYRRVVGWALDHPKSMVFLAVASFAIALSMPALGLVGGGFFPLEDNAEVSLTVDAPPGANIDYLRQKTGETLRLVEKYPEVKYTFVTAGGASGAVDKASIYVKLSTKAERRAIGQRGAEELAAQMRDDVKSIGGADVAVFTNDFSGAQKQISLELRGSDKAALQSVANQYLAAVKAAPGAVDVGLSTKGQKPELTVEIDRGLAGALGLSIGQVAQAIRPAFAGLDAGDWVDPTNQTRKVMVRLSPEARARGSDLALLPIAIGTGPNAQLIPLQQVARIKSNLGPAIVNHLNRDNVIKVEANFAGRSLTEVMKDINANTAKIPMPPGVQLSTGGQVEQQQEVFTNIFVALGVAIALMYLILVVQFGSFLDPIAILISLPLSLIGVMGALAITGHTINLMSLIGVILLCGIVAKNAILLIDFAKWARERNGMPLREALIEAGAIRLRPILMTTFALIAGMIPVALGRGEGASFRAPLGVAVIGGVITSTVLTLLVIPTFYEIFDNMRSWFARRVGMTPPHTGQFRAIEPVPSMGD; encoded by the coding sequence ATGTTCATTTCAGATTTTGCGATCAAGCGTCCGCTCATCACGGTCGTGTCCATGCTGGCGCTGGCGGGATTCGGACTGGTCGCGCTGTTCCGACTGAAGACCGACGAGTTTCCGGTGGTGCAGCCGCCGGTGGTGCTGACCACCATTGTGTATCCCGGTGCCGGACCCGAGCAGGTGGAACGTGAAGTGCTTGAGCCCATCGAGGAAGCCATTCAGGCCATCTCGGGCGTGAAGAGCATTAACGGCGAGGCCCGGGACGGTTTCGCGCAGATCACCACCGAGTTCGAATTTTCCAAGCCGTTGCAGGATGCCACACAGGAGATTCGCGACGCCATCGGCACCAAACGGCAGGACCTGCCGCAGGAGATGGAAGAGCCGATCCTCCGGCGCTTCAATGAGACCGACGCACCGATCGTCACGCTCTCGGTGTTTTCCACGTCGCTGACCCCGGCGCAGTTGACGCTCATCGCCGATCCGGGCATCACGCGGGAACTGCGTTCGATTCCCGGGGTGGCCGACGTGAAAGTCACCGGCGCGGTGAAGCGCGAACTCACCATCAATCTCGACCCGCAGCGGCTGCAGGCGGCCGGCGTGAGCGTGCCGCAAGTGGTGCAGGCGCTGCAGCAGGGGAATCTGGCCGTGCCGGTGGGCCGGGTCACCAGCGCGCTGGACGAACGCACCATTCGCCTGCAGGGCCGCTTGAACGGGCCGCAGGATTTCATGCAGCTGGTGGTGGCCGAGCGCGGCGGCAATGTGGTGCGACTTGGCGATGTCGCGACGGCCGCCGACGGCACCGAAGAGCAGCGCACCATTGCGCTCTACAACGGCAAGGACGCCGTTGGCATTGAAATCAAGAAGACCAGCGAGTATTCGACCACCGCCGTGGCGGAAGCGATCTTGAAAAAGGTCGAGCAACTGACGCCTGCGCTGCCTGCCGGCGCGCAGATCAAGGTGGTCAAGAACAAGGGGCTGCGCGTTGAAGATTCGGTGCGGAACGTCCAGGAGGCGCTGATCGAAGGGGCGCTGCTCACCGTGCTCGTCGTCTTCCTGTTTCTCAATTCGTGGCGGTCCACGGTGATTACCGGTCTCGCCCTTCCGGTGTCAGTGCTGGCCAGCTTTGTGGCCGTGTGGGCCTTTGGGTTCACGCTCAATACGATGTCGCTGCTGGGGCTATCGCTGGCCATCGGCATTCTGATTGACGACGCCATTGTGGTGCGCGAGAACATCGTGCGGCATATCGAGATGGGGAAAGACCATTACACGGCCGCGCGTGAAGGCACCGACGAAATCGGCTTGGCCGTCGCGGCGACGACGTTTTCCATCATCGCCGTGTTCGTGCCCATTGCCTTCCTGCAGGGTGTCTCCGGCCAGTGGTTCAAGCCATTCGCCCTCACCATCGCCTGCTCGGTGCTGGTTTCGCTGTTCGTGTCGTTCTCGCTCGATCCGATGCTCTCGGCGTACTGGCCTGACCCGCATCAGGAAGAGCATGAAAAGGCGTGGATCACGAAGAAGCTCGACAAGTTCAATCTCTGGTTCAACGGCTTGGCCAATGGCTACCGCCGTGTGGTCGGGTGGGCCTTGGATCATCCCAAGTCGATGGTGTTCCTGGCCGTGGCCAGCTTCGCCATCGCCCTGTCCATGCCGGCGCTCGGCCTGGTGGGTGGCGGATTCTTCCCGCTGGAAGACAATGCCGAAGTGTCGCTAACCGTCGACGCGCCTCCGGGCGCCAATATCGACTACTTGCGCCAGAAAACCGGCGAGACGCTCCGGTTGGTGGAGAAGTATCCGGAAGTGAAGTACACGTTCGTCACGGCAGGTGGCGCCAGCGGGGCCGTGGACAAGGCCAGCATCTATGTGAAGCTCAGTACGAAAGCCGAGCGTCGGGCGATTGGGCAACGCGGCGCCGAGGAATTGGCGGCGCAGATGCGCGACGACGTGAAGAGCATCGGCGGCGCCGACGTGGCGGTATTCACCAACGACTTCTCGGGTGCGCAAAAACAGATCTCACTGGAGTTGCGCGGCAGCGACAAGGCGGCGCTCCAATCGGTGGCCAATCAGTATCTGGCGGCCGTGAAGGCCGCGCCGGGTGCGGTAGACGTGGGCCTCAGCACCAAGGGACAGAAGCCGGAGCTCACGGTGGAGATCGATCGCGGACTGGCCGGCGCGCTGGGGCTGAGCATTGGCCAGGTGGCGCAGGCCATTCGTCCGGCATTTGCCGGCCTCGATGCCGGCGACTGGGTCGATCCCACCAATCAGACGCGCAAGGTCATGGTGCGCCTCTCACCGGAAGCGCGCGCCCGTGGCTCCGACCTGGCGTTGTTGCCCATTGCCATTGGCACGGGCCCCAACGCGCAACTGATCCCGTTGCAGCAGGTGGCGCGCATCAAGAGCAACCTCGGACCGGCCATCGTCAATCATCTCAATCGCGACAACGTGATCAAGGTGGAGGCGAACTTCGCCGGACGGTCACTCACCGAAGTGATGAAGGATATCAACGCGAACACGGCGAAGATCCCCATGCCGCCGGGGGTGCAGCTCTCCACGGGCGGGCAGGTCGAGCAGCAGCAGGAGGTGTTCACCAACATCTTTGTCGCGCTCGGTGTCGCCATTGCGCTCATGTACCTGATTCTGGTGGTGCAGTTCGGTTCCTTCCTCGATCCCATCGCCATCCTCATCTCGCTGCCGCTGTCGCTGATTGGCGTGATGGGTGCGCTGGCCATCACGGGGCACACCATCAACCTCATGAGCCTGATCGGCGTGATCCTGTTGTGCGGCATCGTGGCCAAGAACGCCATTCTGCTCATCGATTTCGCCAAGTGGGCGCGCGAGCGGAACGGCATGCCGTTGCGGGAGGCGCTGATCGAGGCGGGCGCCATCCGGTTGCGTCCCATTCTCATGACCACGTTCGCCCTCATCGCCGGCATGATCCCGGTGGCGCTGGGACGAGGCGAAGGCGCGTCATTCCGCGCGCCGCTGGGCGTGGCGGTGATTGGCGGCGTGATCACGTCAACCGTGCTGACACTGCTGGTCATCCCCACGTTCTACGAAATCTTCGACAACATGCGGAGCTGGTTCGCGCGGCGCGTGGGCATGACCCCCCCGCACACCGGACAGTTCCGCGCGATCGAGCCCGTGCCAAGCATGGGCGACTAG
- a CDS encoding efflux RND transporter periplasmic adaptor subunit produces the protein MTTTRRMAPTATSIALLASALMLGACNKAKEAVATTAATAQTIGPDNIAVATTDTLRSGPAISGTLVADREARIRAEIGGAVLHTYVDAGQRVAAGTPLARIDDGVLQDAALSARSNVTQATVGADQAARELKRAKTLVAAGAIAERDVEGAERANVSAQAQLADANSRLSTMEKNLRNATIRAPFAGIVAEKSVSPGDIVAPGAALFTVIDPRSLKVEASVPTSALADVRVGAPVMFTVNGSDRQLEGRITRVSPMVDPQTKQVSLLATVPNAQNALVAGLFVEGRIAAEKRIGILVPEKAVDQTGIVPIVMRLKGGKVERVEVQVGVRDEGAETLEIRSGLAGGDTVLLGAARGISVGSSVVVSSPKDAPAAPVKNN, from the coding sequence ATGACCACGACGCGCCGGATGGCGCCCACTGCTACATCGATCGCGCTGCTGGCCAGCGCGCTCATGCTTGGCGCCTGCAACAAGGCCAAGGAAGCTGTTGCCACGACGGCCGCCACCGCGCAGACCATCGGCCCCGACAACATCGCCGTCGCGACCACTGATACCTTGCGCAGCGGTCCGGCCATCTCGGGCACGCTGGTGGCCGACCGCGAAGCGCGCATTCGCGCCGAGATTGGCGGCGCCGTGCTGCACACGTATGTTGACGCCGGTCAGCGCGTGGCGGCGGGAACGCCGTTGGCACGCATTGATGACGGTGTGCTGCAGGATGCCGCATTGTCCGCACGCTCCAATGTCACGCAGGCCACCGTCGGCGCCGATCAGGCCGCGCGGGAATTGAAGCGCGCGAAGACGTTGGTGGCGGCTGGTGCCATTGCGGAACGTGATGTCGAAGGCGCCGAGCGGGCCAACGTGTCGGCGCAGGCGCAACTGGCCGACGCCAATTCGCGTCTCAGCACGATGGAGAAGAACCTGCGCAACGCCACCATTCGCGCGCCGTTCGCGGGCATTGTGGCGGAGAAATCGGTGAGTCCCGGTGACATTGTCGCACCCGGTGCGGCGCTGTTCACGGTGATTGATCCGCGCAGCCTGAAGGTTGAGGCGTCGGTGCCGACGTCGGCACTGGCCGATGTGCGCGTGGGCGCGCCGGTGATGTTCACGGTGAACGGGTCGGACCGTCAACTGGAGGGACGCATCACCCGCGTGAGCCCGATGGTGGATCCGCAAACGAAGCAGGTGAGTCTGCTGGCCACCGTGCCCAATGCGCAGAATGCGCTGGTGGCGGGACTGTTCGTGGAAGGTCGTATTGCTGCCGAGAAGCGCATCGGGATCCTGGTGCCTGAGAAAGCCGTTGATCAAACAGGCATTGTGCCGATCGTGATGCGCCTCAAGGGCGGCAAGGTGGAACGCGTGGAAGTGCAGGTGGGCGTGCGCGACGAGGGCGCGGAAACGCTGGAGATCCGTTCGGGACTGGCCGGCGGCGACACGGTGTTGCTGGGTGCCGCACGCGGGATCTCGGTGGGATCGTCGGTGGTGGTGTCGTCACCAAAAGACGCACCGGCGGCGCCGGTCAAGAACAACTAG